A single Ciona intestinalis unplaced genomic scaffold, KH HT000037.2, whole genome shotgun sequence DNA region contains:
- the LOC100182715 gene encoding serine/threonine-protein kinase PRP4 homolog, with protein sequence MSHSSYGSSRRRSRSRERVRRRSRSNDRSYSRRDNSRRREDERDRRHSRRRRSTNEDLFKGSFSEGMKARDSSDDDVDHVTVDESDEDEEALIERRRRQRLEIVKKHQEKEKQGLIPGLTAVADERNLLERDNEDDTGNLVIADDMFVSAVNSNNSTPSVPAEGSRSSDGDGILSTSLAENLKNLTHADLESALKDKIEQINKTIQNEQQKQNEEERKATGDMFSEEFTPSLSKKLGAAIDSNDPSLQDNWTDAEGYYRVSIGEMLDKRYQVYGYTGQGVFSNVVRARDSGRGNSEVAIKIIRKNDLMHKTGLKELEYLKKLNDVDREDKYHCLRLYRQFQHKSHLCLVFESLNMNLRELLKKYGASIGLHIKAVQSYSQQLFLSLKLLKKCNLLHADIKPDNILVSENKSVLKLCDFGSTSHIADQEITPYLVSRFYRAPEIILGMRYDHGIDMWSVACTIYELYTGRILFPGKSNNQMLKLMMDVKGKIPHRVLKKGTLKDQHFDPNLNFLLTEIDKVTEREKVTTMSTVNATMDLRKELLGGQSISRLPEEQLRKLNQLVDLLDKALCLDPAKRLTVNQALIHPFVQEKVA encoded by the exons ATTCGAGAAGAAGAGAAGATGAGAGAGACAGAAGACATTCAAGGCGAAGGAGAAGTACAAATGAAGATTTGTTTAAAGGAAGTTTTTCTGAAGGAATGAAAGCAAGAGATTCAAGTGATGATGAT GTTGATCACGTGACGGTGGATGAGTCAGATGAAGATGAAGAAGCTTTGAttgaaagaagaagaaggCAACGTCTTGAAATTGTAAAGAAACACcaagagaaagaaaaacaagGTTTAATACCAG GTTTAACTGCTGTAGCTGATGAACGAAATTTATTGGAAAGAGATAATGAGGATGACACTGGAAATCTTGTTATTGCTGATGATATGTTTGTGTCGGCGGTTAATTCAAATAATTCGACTCCATCTGTACCTGCTGAAGG TTCAAGGTCATCAGATGGAGATGGAATATTATCGACATCTTTAGCTGAAAACTTGAAGAATTTAACTCATGCTGACTTGGAATCTgctttaaaagataaaattgaACAGATTAATAa AACTATTCAGAATGAGCAGCAAAAGCAGAATGAAGAAGAAAGGAAGGCCACTGGAGATATGTTTTCAGAAGAATTTACTCCCTCATTGTCAAAGAAGTTGGGTGCAGCTATAGATTCAAATGACCCAAGTTTACAG GACAACTGGACGGATGCTGAAGGATATTACCGTGTTAGTATAGGTGAAATGCTTGACAAGAGATATCAAGTTTACGGTTATACTGGGCAAGGAGTGTTTAGTAATGTGGTTCGTGCAAGAGACAGCGGAAGAGGAAACTCTGAGGTCGCAATCAAAATCATTCGAAAAAATGATCTTATGCATAAAACAG GTTTAAAAGAACTTGAATATCTTAAAAAGTTGAATGATGTTGATCGTGAGGACAAATATCATTGTTTGCGATTATATCGACAATTTCAACACAAAAGTCATCTGTGTCTTGTATTTGAATCACTCAATATGAATCTAAGAGAACTTTTGAAGAAGTATGGAGCCAGCATTGGATTGCACATCAAAGCT GTTCAATCATATTCCCAGCAATTGTTCTTGTCTTTAAAACTGTTGAAAAAATGCAACTTGTTACATGCTGATATTAAACCAGATAATATTCTGGTCAGTGAAAATAAGTCTGTGTTGAAATTATGTGACTTTGGTTCCACATCTCACATAGCTGACCAAGAAATCACACCATATCTTGTCTCCAG GTTTTATCGGGCCCCAGAAATTATTTTAGGAATGAGATATGATCATGGCATTGATATGTGGTCAGTCGCTTGCACCATTTACGAATTATACACAG GAAGAATTCTATTTCCTGGTAAATCAAACAACCAGATGTTAAAACTGATGATGGACGTTAAAGGAAAAATTCCCCATCGTGTCCTAAAAAAAGGAACATTAAAAG atCAACATTTTGATCCGAATCTCAACTTCCTGCTCACCGAAATAGACAAGGTAACTGAACGAGAAAAAGTGACGACTATGTCGACAGTTAATGCAACCATGGACCTACGCAAGGAGTTGCTTGGCGGACAATCCATTTCAAGGCTACCAGAAGAACAATTAAGGAAACTTAACCAGTTGGTTGATCTCTTAGACAAAGCTCTTTGCCTTGATCCAGCAAAGAGGTTAACTGTAAATCAGGCTCTAATACACCCATTTGTGCAGGAAAAGGTagcataa